A part of Fusarium graminearum PH-1 chromosome 3, whole genome shotgun sequence genomic DNA contains:
- a CDS encoding serine/threonine-protein kinase 24: MADREHDIEEGNEALDPELLYSKEYCIGGGSFGKVYKGVDKRTGQSVAIKVIDIESAEDEVEDIIQEIAILSELQSPYVTKYYGSYAKGAELWIVMEFCSGGSCADLMKPGLISEDYIAIIVRELLMGLDYLHTDKKLHRDVKAANVLLSSNGQVKLADFGVSGQLSATMTKKNTFVGTPFWMAPEVIKQSGYDHKADIWSLGITALELANGEPPYADIHPMKVLFLIPKNPPPRLEGNFTKAFKDFIESCLQRDPKDRPTAKDLLRHPFIRRAKRTTYLTELIERHSRWAAAHKGEDDDNWESVNDGRPPAEHERVDEDMWDFGTVRLVGDRGGIVNRPGLNILDENATNARASRPLESEEDYGEQRREASPMKRDFALQPLETVKAPNSRQSSPQRKAVPQSQYQPPLSPTRALPQTPLKLPARDSADTPRPLRSVHAPVPESPEYDRELQNELQRDIGMLNLGYDPKESRSPQPQPSQRPPAPPAHLTRPTTTKQMSLPEIPPYRPSQAVSQQRLPSLQHASTPQVLVPLPGGAQGPRPLPSKNSPSPSDFTAPSAFPTPSPANPNGELDALNDVIFPALEEALKRRQINLQQVYKPGQNPAQIPPQQQRAEAAHEKLRKLVYKLAHVCKEIDHYDKAEPVGMGREVGSFLEGLLEEILVRVEPLDEDEDVQS, from the exons ATGGCAGACCGCGAACATGACATTGAGGAGGGAAACGAAGCTCTGGACCCGGAGCTCCTATACTCCAAGGAATATTGCATCG GCGGTGGCAGTTTTGGCAAAGTTTACAAAGG AGTCGACAAAAGGACAGGCCAATCTGTTGCGATCAAAGTCATCGACATTGAAAGCGCCGAAGACGAGGTCGAGGATATTATACAGGAAATCGCTATCCTGTCCGAGCTACAATCCCCATATGTCACCAAGTATTATGGATCTTACGCAAAAGGCGCCGAGTTATGGATTGTCATGGAATTCTGTTCAGGTGGAAGTTGCGCCGACCTGATGAAGCCAGGATTGATCAGCGAGGATTACATCGCCATTATTGTACGGGAGTTGCTTATGGGATTGGATTACCTCCACACGGACAAAAAGCTGCATCGAGATGTCAAGG CTGCCAATGTacttctcagcagcaacgGTCAGGTTAAACTGGCCGATTTTGGTGTCTCAGGTCAGCTCTCAGCAAccatgaccaagaagaaTACTTTTGTCGGAACACCTTTTTGGATGGCCCCAGAAGTCATTAAGCAATCTGGGTACGACCACAAGGCCGATATTTGGTCTCTTGGTATCACGGCACTTGAATTGGCAAATGGGGAACCCCCTTATGCTGATATTCACCCCATGAAGGTCCTCTTCCTTATCCCAAAGAACCCTCCACCGCGGCTCGAAGGCAACTTTACCAAAGCCTTTAAAGATTTTATCGAGTCATGTCTGCAACGAGATCCCAAAGACAGACCAACCGCAAAGGATCTGCTGCGTCATCCGTTTATTAGACGGGCAAAGCGGACAACCTACCTGACTGAGCTCATCGAACGACACTCGCGCTGGGCAGCTGCACACAagggcgaggatgatgataACTGGGAATCCGTCAACGACGGTCGACCTCCTGCGGAACACGAGCGAGTCGATGAGGATATGTGGGATTTCGGCACCGTCAGACTTGTTGGAGACCGAGGGGGTATTGTCAACCGACCGGGCCTTAATATCTTGGATGAAAATGCGACAAATGCTCGTGCATCCCGACCTCTGGAAAGTGAAGAGGATTATGGTGAGCAACGACGCGAAGCCAGTCCGATGAAGCGAGATTTTGCACTTCAACCGCTTGAAACTGTCAAAGCACCCAACTCGAGACAGTCAAGCCCACAACGAAAGGCCGTCCCACAGTCACAGTACCAACCACCACTGTCACCTACAAGAGCGTTGCCTCAAACACCTTTGAAGTTGCCTGCCAGAGATAGCGCAGATACTCCTCGACCGTTGAGATCAGTACACGCACCGGTACCTGAGTCCCCAGAGTATGATCGCGAGCTCCAAAATGAATTGCAGCGTGATATCGGCATGCTCAACTTGGGCTATGACCCAAAAGAGAGCAGGagtcctcaacctcaaccatCACAGAGACCACCTGCTCCGCCGGCGCATTTAACACGGCCAACAACTACCAAGCAAATGAGCCTGCCAGAAATACCTCCATACAGACCTAGCCAGGCTGTTTCGCAGCAAAGACTGCCATCGTTACAGCACGCTTCTACACCTCAGGTTCTTGTACCTCTTCCTGGAGGAGCTCAGGgtcctcggcctcttccttcaaAGAACTCACCAAGCCCATCCGACTTTACTGCTCCTTCTGCTTTCCCCACGCCTTCGCCAGCCAACCCGAACGGCGAGCTGGATGCACTTAACGATGTGATCTTTCCAGCACTTGAAGAGGCGCTTAAGCGGCGACAGATCAACCTTCAACAAGTGTATAAGCCTGGACAGAACCCAGCTCAAatccctcctcaacagcaacgaGCAGAAGCTGCGCATGAAAAGTTGAGAAAGCTGGTGTACAAGCTTGCGCATGTCTGTAAAGAGATTGATCATTACGACAAGGCCGAACCTGTTGGAATGGGTAGAGAGGTTGGTAGTTTCCTTGAGGGACTTCTTGAAGAGATCTTGGTACGAGTTGAGCCTctggacgaggatgaagatgtaCAGAGTTAG
- a CDS encoding sterol 24-C-methyltransferase, whose product MPTTELISYDEAQNSAFDNVLHGKSKESRGGMRAMMNKDNKAHAAAVDEYFQFFDNKKAEDEVEAVRQERTDNYASLTRQYYNLATDLYEYGWSQSFHFCRFAYGESFDRAIARHEHYLAHNIGIKPGMKVLDVGCGVGGPAREIVKFTGAHVTGLNINEYQVGRAGIYAEKEGLSDKLKFVQGDFMKMPFPDNSFDAVYAIEATVHAPSLEGVYSEIRRVLKPGGIFGVYEWLMTDIYDNDDLEQRRIRLDIELGDGIAQMFKIDHGLSAIKAAGFELLHHEDLAATDDGTAPWYWPLDSDMRYAQNLSDLLTVFRMNKWGRLVMHNLIGVLEACSIAPKGTRKTADGLAKGADALVEGGGLHKIGGNSG is encoded by the exons atgCCAACCACCGAACTCATCTCCTACGACGAGGCCCAGAACTCAGCATTCGACAATGTCCTCCATGGAAAATCAAAAGAATCAAGAGGTGGCATGcgagccatgatgaacaaagacaataaaGCTCATGCTGCCGCTGTTGATGAGTACTTTCAGTTCTTTGATAATAAAAAGGCCGAGGATGAAGTAGAGGCTGTCCGACAGGAGAGAACCGACAACTATGCCAGTTTGACAAGACA ATACTACAACCTTGCCACAGATCTCTACGAGTACGGATGGTCCCAGAGTTTTCATTTCTGTCGCTTTGCGTATGGAGAATCCTTTGACCGTGCTATCGCTCGACACGAACACTACCTCGCTCACAACATCGGCATCAAACCTGGTATGAAGGTCCTCGACGTTGGatgtggtgttggtggacCAGCCCGAGAGATTGTCAAGTTTACGGGGGCTCACGTAACTGGTCTGAATATCAACGAGTATCAGGTCGGGCGTGCAGGTATCTatgccgagaaggaaggaCTTTCTGATAAACTCAAGTTTGTTCAGGGCGATTTCATG AAAATGCCCTTTCCCGATAACTCATTCGACGCCGTCTATGCCATCGAAGCAACCGTTCACGCACCCTCCTTAGAAGGCGTCTACAGCGAGATCCGACGTGTCCTGAAACCAGGCGGCATCTTCGGTGTCTACGAGTGGCTCATGACTGATATATATGACAACGATGACCTCGAACAACGTCGTATCCGTCTCGATATCGAATTAGGCGATGGCATCGCACAGATGTTCAAGATTGATCATGGGTTATCAGCTATCAAAGCGGCGGGTTTTGAGCTGCTCCATCACGAGGACCTCGCAGCTACAGATGACGGGACAGCCCCGTGGTATTGGCCGTTGGATAGTGACATGCGATATGCACAGAATCTAAGTGATCTGTTGACGGTATTCAGGATGAACAAATGGGGGAGACTGGTTATGCATAATTTGATTGGAGTATTGGAGGCTTGCTCGATTGCGCCGaaaggaacaagaaagaCGGCTGATGGATTGGCCAAGGGAGCAGATGCTCTGGTTGAGGGTG gtgggttgcataaaaTCGGTGGTAATAGTGGctag
- a CDS encoding isocitrate dehydrogenase subunit 1 yields the protein MLSRGSLRSAQLLRGVAKQQPQLARSFATVQSDIFKPAKYGGKYTVTLIPGDGIGTEVAESVKTVFKADNVPVEWEQIEVSGLEGAGRTEDAFRESVASLKRNKLGLKGILHTPISRSGHQSFNVAMRQELDIYASISLIKNIPGYETRHKDVDLCIIRENTEGEYSGLEHQSVEGVVESLKIITRAKSERIARFAFSFALANGRSKVTCIHKANIMKLADGLFRSTFHQVAKDYPTLETNDMIVDNASMQAVSRPQQFDVMVMPNLYGGILSNIGAALVGGPGIVPGCNMGREVAVFEPGCRHVGLDIKGKDQANPTAMLLSGSMLLRHLGLDEHANRISKATYAVIADGKVRTPDMGGKSTTHEFTRAILDKLETV from the exons ATGTTGTCTCGAGGATCTCTTCGATCGGCTCAG CTGCTGCGCGGCGTCGCCAAGCAACAACCCCAGCTCGCCCGATCCTTCGCCACCGTCCAGTccgacatcttcaagccTGCCAAGTACGGCGGCAAGTACACCGTCACCCTCATCCCCGGTGATGGTATCGGTACCGAGGTTGCCGAGTCTGTCAAGACCGTCTTCAAGGCCGACAACGTCCCCGTTGAGTGGGAGCAGATCGAGGTTTCCGGTCTCGAGGGCGCCGGCCGCACTGAGGATGCCTTCCGCGAGTCCGTCGCTTCTCTCAAGCGCAACAAGCTCGGCCTCAAGGGTATCCTCCACACCCCCATCAGCCGATCCGGCCACCAGAGCTTCAACGTCGCCATGCGACAGGAGCTCGACATTTACGCCAGCATCAgcttgatcaagaacatccCCGGCTACGAGACCCGCCACAAGGACGTCGACCTGTGCATCATCCGAGAGAACACCGAGGGTGAGTACTCTGGTCTTGAGCACCAGAGCGTCGAGGGTGTCGTCGAGTccctcaagatcatcaccCGCGCCAAGTCTGAGCGTATCGCCAGGTTCGCCTTCTCTTTCGCCCTCGCAAACGGCCGATCCAAGGTTACTTGCATCCACAAGGCCAACATCATGAAGCTTGCCGACGGTCTCTTCCGCAGCACCTTCCACCAGGTCGCCAAGGACTACCCCACCCTCGAGACCAACGACATGATTGTCGACAACGCCTCCATGCAGGCTGTCTCTCGTCCTCAGCAGTTCGACGTTATGGTCATGCCTAACCTTTACGGTGGTATCCTCTCCAACATTGGCGCTGCCCTTGTTGGTGGTCCCGGTATTGTCCCTGGTTGCAACATGGGCCGTGAGGTTGCTGTTTTCGAGCCCGGTTGCCGTCACGTCGGTCTTgacatcaagggcaaggaccAGGCCAACCCCACTGCCATGCTTCTGTCCGGCAGCATGCTGCTGCGACACCTTGGTCTCGATGAGCATGCTAACCGCATCTCCAAGGCCACCTACGCCGTCATTGCCGATGG CAAGGTCCGCACTCCCGACATGGGCGGCAAGTCCACCACCCACGAGTTCACCCGTGCCATcctcgacaagctcgagaCCGTTTAA